The following are from one region of the Ochotona princeps isolate mOchPri1 chromosome 4, mOchPri1.hap1, whole genome shotgun sequence genome:
- the CREBZF gene encoding CREB/ATF bZIP transcription factor isoform X1, translated as MRHSLTKLLAASGSDSPTRSESPAPAATCSRSRDPSRDAAPAADGEKQTAAAGSPGRQQPHGDEDELEAGRGSRGGGGGGGSSLAVRAPSPEEMEEEAMASVPGEEAEDMDFLSGLELADLLDPRQPDWHLEPGLSSPGPLSSSGGGSESGGLWRGEDDDEAAAAEMQRFSDLLQRLLNGIGGCSSGSDSGSGEKRRRKSPAGGGGGGGNDHSQAATKSPRKAAAAAARLNRLKKKEYVMGLESRVRGLAAENQELRAENRELSKRVQALQEESRYLRAVLANETGLARLLSRLSGVGLRLTTSLFRDSPAGDHDYALPVGKQQQQQQQQQQQDALDEDDAAGGVCLHVDKDKVSVEFCSACARKASSSLKIFFFR; from the exons ATGAGGCATAGCCTGACCAAGCTGCTGGCAGCGTCGGGCAGCGACTCCCCGACCCGCAGCGAGAGCCCGGCGCCGGCCGCGACCTGCTCGCGGAGCCGGGACCCGAGCCGGGACGCGGCGCCGGCGGCTGACGGGGAGAAGCAGACGGCGGCGGCCGGATCTCCCGGCCGCCAGCAGCCGCACGGCGACGAGGACGAGTTGGAGGCCGGGAGGGGgagccgcggcggcggcggcggcggcggcagcagcctGGCCGTCCGCGCGCCCTCCCCCgaggagatggaggaagaggCGATGGCCAGCGTCCCCGGCGAAGAGGCCGAGGACATGGACTTTCTGTCGGGGCTGGAGCTGGCGGATCTGCTGGACCCTCGGCAGCCGGACTGGCACCTGGAGCCCGGGCTCAGCTCGCCCGGGCCTCTCTCCTCGTCGGGCGGAGGTTCGGAGAGCGGCGGCCTCTGGAGAGGCGAGGACGACGACGAGGCCGCGGCCGCCGAGATGCAGCGCTTCTCCGACCTGCTGCAGAGGCTGTTAAACGGTATCGGAGGCTGCAGCAGCGGCAGTGACAGTGGCAGCGGCGAAAAGAGGCGGAGAAAGTCCCCTGcaggcggcgggggcggcggcggcaaCGACCACAGCCAGGCGGCGACCAAGAGTCCCCggaaggcggcggcggcggctgcccgGCTCAACCGGCTCAAGAAGAAGGAGTACGTGATGGGGCTGGAGAGTCGGGTGCGCGGGCTGgcagctgagaaccaggagctgcGGGCCGAGAATCGGGAGCTGAGCAAACGCGTGCAGGCGCTGCAGGAGGAGAGTCGCTACCTACGGGCCGTCTTGGCCAACGAGACCGGACTGGCTCGCTTGCTGAGCCGGCTGAGCGGCGTGGGACTGCGGCTGACCACCTCGCTCTTCAGAGACTCGCCCGCCGGGGACCACGACTACGCGCTGcccgtgggaaagcagcagcagcagcagcagcagcagcagcagcaggacgcGCTGGACGAGGACGACGCCGCGGGAGgagtgtgtctgcatgtggacaAGGATAAGGTGTCGGTGGAGTTCTGCTCGGCGTGCGCTCGGAAGGCGTCGTCTTCTCTTAAAAT TTTCTTTTTTAGGTGA
- the CREBZF gene encoding CREB/ATF bZIP transcription factor isoform X2 yields the protein MRHSLTKLLAASGSDSPTRSESPAPAATCSRSRDPSRDAAPAADGEKQTAAAGSPGRQQPHGDEDELEAGRGSRGGGGGGGSSLAVRAPSPEEMEEEAMASVPGEEAEDMDFLSGLELADLLDPRQPDWHLEPGLSSPGPLSSSGGGSESGGLWRGEDDDEAAAAEMQRFSDLLQRLLNGIGGCSSGSDSGSGEKRRRKSPAGGGGGGGNDHSQAATKSPRKAAAAAARLNRLKKKEYVMGLESRVRGLAAENQELRAENRELSKRVQALQEESRYLRAVLANETGLARLLSRLSGVGLRLTTSLFRDSPAGDHDYALPVGKQQQQQQQQQQQDALDEDDAAGGVCLHVDKDKVSVEFCSACARKASSSLKM from the coding sequence ATGAGGCATAGCCTGACCAAGCTGCTGGCAGCGTCGGGCAGCGACTCCCCGACCCGCAGCGAGAGCCCGGCGCCGGCCGCGACCTGCTCGCGGAGCCGGGACCCGAGCCGGGACGCGGCGCCGGCGGCTGACGGGGAGAAGCAGACGGCGGCGGCCGGATCTCCCGGCCGCCAGCAGCCGCACGGCGACGAGGACGAGTTGGAGGCCGGGAGGGGgagccgcggcggcggcggcggcggcggcagcagcctGGCCGTCCGCGCGCCCTCCCCCgaggagatggaggaagaggCGATGGCCAGCGTCCCCGGCGAAGAGGCCGAGGACATGGACTTTCTGTCGGGGCTGGAGCTGGCGGATCTGCTGGACCCTCGGCAGCCGGACTGGCACCTGGAGCCCGGGCTCAGCTCGCCCGGGCCTCTCTCCTCGTCGGGCGGAGGTTCGGAGAGCGGCGGCCTCTGGAGAGGCGAGGACGACGACGAGGCCGCGGCCGCCGAGATGCAGCGCTTCTCCGACCTGCTGCAGAGGCTGTTAAACGGTATCGGAGGCTGCAGCAGCGGCAGTGACAGTGGCAGCGGCGAAAAGAGGCGGAGAAAGTCCCCTGcaggcggcgggggcggcggcggcaaCGACCACAGCCAGGCGGCGACCAAGAGTCCCCggaaggcggcggcggcggctgcccgGCTCAACCGGCTCAAGAAGAAGGAGTACGTGATGGGGCTGGAGAGTCGGGTGCGCGGGCTGgcagctgagaaccaggagctgcGGGCCGAGAATCGGGAGCTGAGCAAACGCGTGCAGGCGCTGCAGGAGGAGAGTCGCTACCTACGGGCCGTCTTGGCCAACGAGACCGGACTGGCTCGCTTGCTGAGCCGGCTGAGCGGCGTGGGACTGCGGCTGACCACCTCGCTCTTCAGAGACTCGCCCGCCGGGGACCACGACTACGCGCTGcccgtgggaaagcagcagcagcagcagcagcagcagcagcagcaggacgcGCTGGACGAGGACGACGCCGCGGGAGgagtgtgtctgcatgtggacaAGGATAAGGTGTCGGTGGAGTTCTGCTCGGCGTGCGCTCGGAAGGCGTCGTCTTCTCTTAAAATGTAG